One segment of Cydia splendana chromosome 22, ilCydSple1.2, whole genome shotgun sequence DNA contains the following:
- the LOC134801385 gene encoding uncharacterized protein LOC134801385 produces the protein MSKRSHQETNEDRWRRKIKDYEAKLAATTKRRRVIYSSGSDSSDDEAIDVQPEEHLNNDVIQTELYTDENNVVEEPGTQLAAQEEELNDPSSSSAAPVPNVDPDLLLALGDSVTDTPEWSDDILQDISQRWEPILKTGLAKEIKEELLKKYLFPKNVPLSKPPVLNPEVSAMLTETCRSRDARVSSKQNQIGRAIAALGKAMSGILTKSMKGSEVVKILNDAGKLLADSHFLETDTRRSLIMPLLDKSYVILFKERQRDSFLFGENLGEFIKSSRGIKKTGELIAPTPPSTSSTNLNWTGPPRQQRVNRPPVQRGGGQRAPRAAAPPPPRPRRAPAPPAPAPRRAPPATSRRPAPRSRSPHRRAT, from the exons atgtcgAAACGGTCACATCAAGAAACCAATGAAGACCGTTGGAGGAGAAAAATAAAGGACTATGAAGCTAAGTTGGCGGCGACAACAAAAAGACGTCGCGTAATCTACTCCAGTGGAAGCGATTCGAGCGATGACGAGGCGATAGATGTACAACCAGAAG AACATCTCAATAACGACGTCATCCAGACTGAGCTGTACACGGATGAAAATAATGTGGTCGAAGAACCAGGCACCCAGTTGGCTGCACAAGAAGAGGAATTGAAtgatccatcatcatcatcagccgcCCCGGTACCCAATGTAGACCCTGATTTGCTTCTTGCACTTGGGGATTCCGTCACGGATACCCCTGAGTGGAGTGACGATATTCTGCAAGATATATCTCAGCGATGGGAGCCCATACTTAAAACGGGTCTTGCAAAGGAGATCAAGGAAGAGCTTTTAAAGAAATACCTTTTTCCTAAAAACGTTCCCTTGTCAAAGCCTCCAGTGCTAAACCCAGAAGTGTCTGCCATGCTAACCGAAACGTGCCGGAGCAGAGATGCCCGCGTTTCCTCCAAGCAGAATCAAATAGGTCGCGCTATCGCAGCCTTAGGAAAAGCTATGTCCGGCATACTGACAAAGTCTATGAAGGGATCGGAGGTCGTTAAAATACTTAACGACGCCGGCAAACTGCTCGCCGACTCTCACTTCTTAGAGACAGACACACGGCGGTCACTAATTATGCCGTTATTAGATAAATCATATGTCATCCTGTTCAAAGAGCGACAACGCGACAGTTTCCTGTTCGGAGAGAACTTAGGGGAGTTCATCAAGTCGTCGAGAGGCATAAAGAAGACAGGAGAGCTGATCGCGCCTACGCCGCCCTCTACGTCATCCACGAATTTAAACTGGACGGGCCCGCCGCGCCAGCAACGCGTCAACCGACCGCCAGTACAACGCGGCGGCGGGCAGCGAGCACCGAGGgcggccgcgccgccgccgccgcggccgCGCCGAGCGCCGGCCCCTCCCGCGCCCGCCCCGCGCCGAGCGCCGCCCGCAACCAGCCGACGGCCGGCGCCGCGGTCGAGATCCCCACACCGGCGTGCGACGTAG